A single Brienomyrus brachyistius isolate T26 chromosome 11, BBRACH_0.4, whole genome shotgun sequence DNA region contains:
- the LOC125751313 gene encoding transcriptional repressor CTCF-like — MEGNPAGGVTDACGDAFKAKDCKTYQRRREGDEGEGLGAELLQGVAQQVGVVGVNTGMEMMVVDSLVDQALLQVKPPEGMEVGVAHSQVGVAMPASATVDDTQIITLQVVNMEEQAGMGLGGLQLVQVPVGTVPVAGAAGVVDELQGTYVGTADTMAKDGEPVICHTLPLPEGFQVVKVGANGEVETVEQDELQPPDEPEPVEMQNEDPDYQPPTRKLKKIKKSRLRYNTEEGRDMDVSVYDFEEEQQEGMLSEVNAEKVVGNMKPPKPTKIKKKGVKKTFQCELCSYTCPRRSNLDRHMKSHTDERPHKCHLCGRAFRTVTLLRNHLNTHTGTRPHKCADCDMAFVTSGELVRHRRYKHTHEKPFKCSMCDYSSVEVSKLKRHIRSHTGERPFQCSLCSYASRDTYKLKRHMRTHSGEKPYECYICHARFTQSGTMKMHILQKHTENVAKFHCPHCDTVIARKSDLGVHLRKQHSYIESGRKCRYCDAVFHERYALIQHQKSHKNEKRFKCDQCEYACRQERHMVMHKRTHTGEKPYACSQCEKTFRQKQLLDMHFRRYHDPSFVPTSFMCSKCDKAFTRRNTMIRHTENCTGVDSADAENGAPPRRGRGGRKKKMRSRRDDDDDDDDSEDHAEAELDDIDEDDDGLLPDVDMDMEMEQAPPTIPIPAPVTPPVKRKRGRPPGRTNQPKPTPKAAIVQVEDQNTVKERDPDRASTGATAVEVDAGAVHMSAVEAAPNGDLTPEMILSMMDR; from the exons ATGGAAGGTAACCCAGCCGGCGGTGTCACAGACGCCTGTGGCGATGCCTTTAAGGCCAAGGACTGCAAGACCTACCAGCGGCGCCGGGAAGGAGATGAGGGCGAGGGGCTGGGGGCAGAACTTCTGCAAGGTGTAGCCCAGCAGGTGGGCGTGGTGGGTGTGAACACTGGCATGGAGATGATGGTGGTGGATTCCCTGGTGGACCAAGCACTGCTGCAAGTGAAGCCGCCCGAGGGCATGGAGGTGGGAGTGGCCCACTCTCAGGTGGGCGTCGCAATGCCTGCCTCAGCAACAGTGGACGACACGCAGATCATCACCCTGCAGGTGGTCAATATGGAGGAGCAAGCAGGCATGGGCCTAGGCGGGCTGCAACTGGTGCAGGTACCGGTTGGCACGGTGCCTGTGGCTGGTGCCGCTGGcgtggtggatgagctgcagggcACCTATGTGGGCACTGCTGACACCATGGCCAAGGATGGAGAGCCTGTCATATGCCACACACTGCCTCTGCCGGAAGGATTCCAG GTGGTGAAGGTTGGTGCCAATGGGGAGGTGGAGACAGTGGAGCAGGACGAGCTGCAACCTCCAGATGAGCCAGAGCCGGTGGAGATGCAAAACGAGGACCCTGACTATCAGCCGCCGACCAGGAAACTGAAGAAGATCAAGAAGAGCAGGCTGCGGTACAACACGGAGGAGGGCCGCGACATGGACGTGTCAGTTTACGACTTCGAGGAGGAGCAGCAGGAGGGCATGCTGTCGGAGGTTAACGCTGAGAAGGTGGTGGGCAACATGAAGCCCCCCAAGCCCACCAAGATCAAGAAGAAAG GTGTAAAGAAGACCTTCCAGTGTGAGCTCTGCAGCTACACATGTCCACGGCGCTCCAACCTAGACCGccacatgaagagtcacactgATGAGAGACCCCACAAGTGTCACCTGTGTGGCCGAGCTTTCAGGACCGTCACCCTGCTCAGGAACCACCTGAACACTCACACAG GCACACGGCCCCACAAGTGCGCAGACTGTGACATGGCCTTCGTCACCAGCGGAGAGCTGGTTCGACACCGTCGTTATAAGCATACCCACGAGAAGCCTTTCAAGTGCTCCATGTGTGACTACTCCAGTGTGGAG GTGAGCAAGCTGAAGCGCCACATCCGCTCGCACACGGGGGAGCGACCTTTCCAGTGTAGCCTGTGCAGCTACGCTAGCAGGGACACCTACAAGCTGAAGAGGCACATGAGGACGCACTCGG GAGAGAAACCATATGAGTGCTACATCTGCCACGCCCGCTTTACGCAGAGCGGCACCATGAAGATGCACATCCTGCAGAAGCACACGGAGAACGTGGCCAAGTTCCACTGCCCCCACTGCGACACCGTCATCGCCCGCAAGAGTGACCTAG GCGTGCATCTGAGGAAGCAGCACTCGTACATCGAGAGCGGCAGGAAGTGCCGCTACTGCGACGCGGTTTTCCACGAGCGCTACGCCCTCATCCAGCACCAGAAGTCCCACAAGAACGAGAAGCGCTTCAAGTGTGACCAGTGCGAGTACGCCTGTCGGCAG GAGCGGCACATGGTGATGCACAAGCGGACGCATACCGGCGAAAAGCCTTATGCCTGCAGCCAGTGCGAGAAGACCTTCAGGCAGAAGCAGCTGCTCGATATGCACTTCCGCCGATACCACGACCCCAGCTTCGTGCCCACATCGTTCATGTGCTCCAAGTGCGACAAGGCCTTCACTCGCAGG AACACTATGATCAGACACACTGAGAACTGCACTGGAGTCGACTCGGCTGATGCAGAGAACGGTGCCCCCCCAAGAAGGGGCCGAGGGGGCAGGAAGAAGAAGATGCGTAGCAGGAGGGATGACGACGACGACGACGACGACAGTG AAGAtcacgcagaggcggagctggatGACATCGATGAGGATGACGACGGCCTGCTGCCTGACGTGGACATGGACATGGAGATGGAACAGGCCCCACCCACCATCCCCATCCCGGCCCCTGTGACCCCGCCTGTTAAGAGGAAACGTGGTCGACCACCAGGCAGGACCAATCAGCCCAAACCCACCCCAA AGGCGGCCATCGTCCAGGTGGAGGACCAGAACACGGTGAAGGAGAGAGATCCTGATCGGGCCAGCACGGGGGCGACCGCTGTGGAGGTGGACGCCGGAGCCGTGCACATGAGTGCCGTGGAGGCTGCGCCCAACGGGGACCTGACCCCCGAGATGATCCTGAGCATGATGGACCGGTGA
- the LOC125751311 gene encoding rho family-interacting cell polarization regulator 1-like isoform X1: protein MGSPSPASAMSQSMRASHQIASRSVIRSQTFSGVQALPQSFRSLSVFQTSGGVRKAPRRSKMFTLSTKSPPPKVPQPERLDEVYEALKRGLRAYLQVHQLELENLGEQMRESKRNSRLGFLYELDKQVKVIERFVRRLEFHLSKVDELYEAYCMQRRLRDGASRMVKAYTASPGSREARESLTEAHKGYREYTESMCILESELESQLGEFRIKMKGLAGFARLCAGDQYEIFMKYGRQRWKLRGRIEINGRQVWDSEEMVFMPLVTEFLSIKVTELKSLANHVVVGSVSCETKDLFTPQPQMVAVDINDLGTVKLSLEVTWNPFDKDEQSLSAGTVNKAPTVSKRLASYNQSPPDTPSLREQVFFNMLRRQEEMENGTAWSNSSESSDDSSSPQPSLGARHASKTLVQPELRAALPTIQISFTPRESTGDPEEEEEEEEGEEEDTDSGMVREEEDSGKLEVANGHGRHCRSLSHISESSADEVMAEIPAASVKNTVTETPGSLDTPEVAVLEPPAALGFVNSSKEEELSLEAKAPLGSENQNETLSPLAAAEGLEVAETETGTVLGEAEFGLADVGTVQVEAGPSLTDSEPASWKAQSSQATEDFCSGTSGPGAVLQEDRSEVLRAAPPAPRPEDIREMPRVQEVSVLTASVDPQPVDNMVEEALKTTSVALDNCLGRFPELQALERELRHLEETLTGYSSRLTLTVEAALGSFDFLEDEEDEEGDEGPQEEGERQNAAHSEIPDSPCELLEMEGCEEQSCGNFAEPLTTGCQALDCALVVQLKNCSSLLQRLAASEPCRSGEVSSLECLSREVRALELLCVSCEDPSTQVLPHLEQCQGAASLWKRCTDHPNLYRASSKSFFSALVETSEVQLPDGAPGSPSKAIVKLAEQILGHHLPKEEGQATRDLLTVFQFCSYLEKQGVTSLDMHISELAKEGEETKQAHQHKESTDAGAGLIAPGNITSIAF from the exons GAGCCTGTCAGTGTTTCAGACCTCAGGCGGCGTAAGGAAGGCCCCTCGAAGAAGCAAGATGTTCACCCTCTCCACAAAGTCTCCACCCCCCAAGGTCCCCCAACCCGAAAGGCTGGATGAGGTCTACGAGGCTCTGAAGAGGGGTCTGCG GGCCTACCTGCAGGTCCATCAGTTGGAACTGGAGAACCTGGGGGAACAAATGAGGGAGTCCAAGAGAAATTCCCGACTG GGTTTTCTGTATGAGCTGGACAAG CAGGTGAAGGTCATCGAGAGGTTTGTGAGACGGTTGGAGTTCCATCTCAGCAAG GTGGATGAGCTCTACGAGGCGTACTGCATGCAAAGACGGCTGCGTGATGGAGCCAGCAGGATGGTGAAGGCCTACACCGCCTCTCCCGGTAGCCGCGAGGCCAGGGAGAGCCTGACAGAGGCGCACAAGGGCTATCGGGAGTATACTGAG AGCATGTGCATCCTGGAGAGCGAACTGGAGAGCCAGCTGGGGGAGTTTCGCATCAAAATGAAAG gTCTCGCTGGCTTTGCCAGGCTCTGTGCGGGAGATCAGTACGAG ATCTTCATGAAGTACGGACGGCAGCGCTGGAAACTCAGGGGTCGGATCGAGATTAACGGCCGGCAGGTGTGGGACAGCGAGGAGATGGTCTTCATGCCGCTCGTCACAGAGTTCCTGTCGATCAAG GTGACAGAGCTGAAAAGCCTGGCCAATCACGTAGTGGTGGGGAGCGTGTCGTGCGAGACCAAGGACCTTTTCACGCCTCAGCCCCAGATGGTGGCCGTCGACATCAATGACCTGGGGACCGTCAAACTGAGTCTGGAGGTCACCTGGAA CCCGTTTGACAAGGATGAGCAGAGTTTATCTGCGGGCACGGTTAACAAAGCTCCCACGGTCTCCAAACGCTTGGCCAGCTACAACCAGAGCCCACCCGACACCCCCTCGCTGCGTGAGCAGGTCTTCTTC AATATGCTACGGAGACAGGAGGAGATGGAGAACGGCACGGCCTGGTCCAATTCCTCTGAGTCTTCTGATGACTCCTCCAGTCCGCAGCCCTCGCTGGGAGCACGCCACGCCAGCAAGACTCTGGTCCAGCCCGAGCTGCGGGCCGCCCTTCCCACCATTCAAATCTCCTTCACCCCCCGTGAGTCCACCGGTGATcctgaggaagaagaggaggaagaagagggagaggaagaggacaCCGACAGTGGTATGGTGAGAGAAGAGGAGGATTCTGGGAAGCTGGAAGTGGCCAATGGGCATGGCCGTCACTGCCGATCCTTGAGCCACATCAGTGAGAGCAGCGCCGATGAGGTGATGGCTGAGATACCAGCCGCCAGTGTTAAGAATACTGTCACCGAGACTCCGGGGTCATTGGATACCCCTGAAGTTGCAGTCTTGGAGCCACCAGCAGCTCTAGGGTTTGTGAATTCCTCGAAGGAGGAAGAGCTTTCTTTGGAAGCCAAGGCTCCATTGGGGTCTGAGAATCAGAATGAAACTTTGTCACCATTGGCAGCTGCTGAAGGACTGGAGGTGGCTGAAACGGAGACAGGGACTGTTCTGGGGGAGGCGGAGTTTGGTCTGGCTGATGTGGGGACTGTCCAGGTGGAGGCGGGGCCTAGCTTGACTGATTCAGAACCTGCCTCCTGGAAGGCTCAGTCCAGTCAAGCCACGGAGGACTTTTGCAGTGGGACCTCTGGGCCTGGAGCAGTGCTGCAAGAAGACCGCTCTGAGGTCCTAAGAGCAGCACCGCCAGCACCACGACCTGAGGATATAAGAGAAATGCCCCGCGTGCAGGAAGTCTCTGTGCTGACAGCTAGTGTGGATCCCCAACCTGTGGACAATATGGTGGAGGAGGCACTGAAAACGACTAGTGTTGCCCTGGACAACTGCTTGGGGCGGTTTCCGGAGCTGCAGGCTCTGGAGCGCGAACTGAGGCACCTGGAGGAGACTCTGACT GGCTACTCCTCGCGGCTCACCCTGACAGTTGAGGCTGCTCTAGGGAGCTTTGATTTCCTGGAagatgaggaggatgaggaaggtGATGAAGGACCtcaggaagagggagagagacagaatgCTGCACACAG TGAGATTCCTGATTCCCCCTGTGAGCTACTGGAGATGGAGGGGTGTGAAGAGCAGAGTTGTGGAAATTTTGCTGAACCCTTGACCACAGGCTGCCAAGCTCTAGACTGTGCTCTAGTGGTTCAGTTGAAGAATTGCAGCTCCCTGCTTCAG AGGCTGGCTGCCTCTGAGCCCTGTCGCTCTGGAGAGGTGTCCAGCTTGGAATGCCTGTCCAGGGAGGTGCGAGCCCTGGAGCTCCTCTGTGTCTCCTGTGAGGACCCATCCACCCAGG TGTTGCCCCATTTGGAGCAGTGCCAGGGTGCAGCATCATTATGGAAACGGTGTACAGACCACCCCAACTTGTACAGAGCCTCTTCTAAGAGCTTCTTCAGTGCACTGGTAGAAACCAGCGAGGTCCAGCTTCCCGATGGAGCCCCTGGCTCACCCAGCAAAG CTATAGTCAAGTTGGCAGAGCAGATCCTGGGACACCACCTACCCAAGGAAGAGGGACAAGCTACTCGAGACCTGCTAACGGTGTTTCAGTTCTGCAGCTACCTGGAGAAGCAAGGTGTGACCTCTCTGGACATGCACATCTCTGAACTGGCTAAGGAGG GTGAGGAGACCAAACAGGCACACCAGCACAAGGAGTCAACGGATGCTGGAGCAGGCCTCATCGCCCCTGGCAACATAACCAGTATTGCCTTCTAG
- the LOC125751311 gene encoding rho family-interacting cell polarization regulator 1-like isoform X2: MSQSMRASHQIASRSVIRSQTFSGVQALPQSFRSLSVFQTSGGVRKAPRRSKMFTLSTKSPPPKVPQPERLDEVYEALKRGLRAYLQVHQLELENLGEQMRESKRNSRLGFLYELDKQVKVIERFVRRLEFHLSKVDELYEAYCMQRRLRDGASRMVKAYTASPGSREARESLTEAHKGYREYTESMCILESELESQLGEFRIKMKGLAGFARLCAGDQYEIFMKYGRQRWKLRGRIEINGRQVWDSEEMVFMPLVTEFLSIKVTELKSLANHVVVGSVSCETKDLFTPQPQMVAVDINDLGTVKLSLEVTWNPFDKDEQSLSAGTVNKAPTVSKRLASYNQSPPDTPSLREQVFFNMLRRQEEMENGTAWSNSSESSDDSSSPQPSLGARHASKTLVQPELRAALPTIQISFTPRESTGDPEEEEEEEEGEEEDTDSGMVREEEDSGKLEVANGHGRHCRSLSHISESSADEVMAEIPAASVKNTVTETPGSLDTPEVAVLEPPAALGFVNSSKEEELSLEAKAPLGSENQNETLSPLAAAEGLEVAETETGTVLGEAEFGLADVGTVQVEAGPSLTDSEPASWKAQSSQATEDFCSGTSGPGAVLQEDRSEVLRAAPPAPRPEDIREMPRVQEVSVLTASVDPQPVDNMVEEALKTTSVALDNCLGRFPELQALERELRHLEETLTGYSSRLTLTVEAALGSFDFLEDEEDEEGDEGPQEEGERQNAAHSEIPDSPCELLEMEGCEEQSCGNFAEPLTTGCQALDCALVVQLKNCSSLLQRLAASEPCRSGEVSSLECLSREVRALELLCVSCEDPSTQVLPHLEQCQGAASLWKRCTDHPNLYRASSKSFFSALVETSEVQLPDGAPGSPSKAIVKLAEQILGHHLPKEEGQATRDLLTVFQFCSYLEKQGVTSLDMHISELAKEGEETKQAHQHKESTDAGAGLIAPGNITSIAF; the protein is encoded by the exons GAGCCTGTCAGTGTTTCAGACCTCAGGCGGCGTAAGGAAGGCCCCTCGAAGAAGCAAGATGTTCACCCTCTCCACAAAGTCTCCACCCCCCAAGGTCCCCCAACCCGAAAGGCTGGATGAGGTCTACGAGGCTCTGAAGAGGGGTCTGCG GGCCTACCTGCAGGTCCATCAGTTGGAACTGGAGAACCTGGGGGAACAAATGAGGGAGTCCAAGAGAAATTCCCGACTG GGTTTTCTGTATGAGCTGGACAAG CAGGTGAAGGTCATCGAGAGGTTTGTGAGACGGTTGGAGTTCCATCTCAGCAAG GTGGATGAGCTCTACGAGGCGTACTGCATGCAAAGACGGCTGCGTGATGGAGCCAGCAGGATGGTGAAGGCCTACACCGCCTCTCCCGGTAGCCGCGAGGCCAGGGAGAGCCTGACAGAGGCGCACAAGGGCTATCGGGAGTATACTGAG AGCATGTGCATCCTGGAGAGCGAACTGGAGAGCCAGCTGGGGGAGTTTCGCATCAAAATGAAAG gTCTCGCTGGCTTTGCCAGGCTCTGTGCGGGAGATCAGTACGAG ATCTTCATGAAGTACGGACGGCAGCGCTGGAAACTCAGGGGTCGGATCGAGATTAACGGCCGGCAGGTGTGGGACAGCGAGGAGATGGTCTTCATGCCGCTCGTCACAGAGTTCCTGTCGATCAAG GTGACAGAGCTGAAAAGCCTGGCCAATCACGTAGTGGTGGGGAGCGTGTCGTGCGAGACCAAGGACCTTTTCACGCCTCAGCCCCAGATGGTGGCCGTCGACATCAATGACCTGGGGACCGTCAAACTGAGTCTGGAGGTCACCTGGAA CCCGTTTGACAAGGATGAGCAGAGTTTATCTGCGGGCACGGTTAACAAAGCTCCCACGGTCTCCAAACGCTTGGCCAGCTACAACCAGAGCCCACCCGACACCCCCTCGCTGCGTGAGCAGGTCTTCTTC AATATGCTACGGAGACAGGAGGAGATGGAGAACGGCACGGCCTGGTCCAATTCCTCTGAGTCTTCTGATGACTCCTCCAGTCCGCAGCCCTCGCTGGGAGCACGCCACGCCAGCAAGACTCTGGTCCAGCCCGAGCTGCGGGCCGCCCTTCCCACCATTCAAATCTCCTTCACCCCCCGTGAGTCCACCGGTGATcctgaggaagaagaggaggaagaagagggagaggaagaggacaCCGACAGTGGTATGGTGAGAGAAGAGGAGGATTCTGGGAAGCTGGAAGTGGCCAATGGGCATGGCCGTCACTGCCGATCCTTGAGCCACATCAGTGAGAGCAGCGCCGATGAGGTGATGGCTGAGATACCAGCCGCCAGTGTTAAGAATACTGTCACCGAGACTCCGGGGTCATTGGATACCCCTGAAGTTGCAGTCTTGGAGCCACCAGCAGCTCTAGGGTTTGTGAATTCCTCGAAGGAGGAAGAGCTTTCTTTGGAAGCCAAGGCTCCATTGGGGTCTGAGAATCAGAATGAAACTTTGTCACCATTGGCAGCTGCTGAAGGACTGGAGGTGGCTGAAACGGAGACAGGGACTGTTCTGGGGGAGGCGGAGTTTGGTCTGGCTGATGTGGGGACTGTCCAGGTGGAGGCGGGGCCTAGCTTGACTGATTCAGAACCTGCCTCCTGGAAGGCTCAGTCCAGTCAAGCCACGGAGGACTTTTGCAGTGGGACCTCTGGGCCTGGAGCAGTGCTGCAAGAAGACCGCTCTGAGGTCCTAAGAGCAGCACCGCCAGCACCACGACCTGAGGATATAAGAGAAATGCCCCGCGTGCAGGAAGTCTCTGTGCTGACAGCTAGTGTGGATCCCCAACCTGTGGACAATATGGTGGAGGAGGCACTGAAAACGACTAGTGTTGCCCTGGACAACTGCTTGGGGCGGTTTCCGGAGCTGCAGGCTCTGGAGCGCGAACTGAGGCACCTGGAGGAGACTCTGACT GGCTACTCCTCGCGGCTCACCCTGACAGTTGAGGCTGCTCTAGGGAGCTTTGATTTCCTGGAagatgaggaggatgaggaaggtGATGAAGGACCtcaggaagagggagagagacagaatgCTGCACACAG TGAGATTCCTGATTCCCCCTGTGAGCTACTGGAGATGGAGGGGTGTGAAGAGCAGAGTTGTGGAAATTTTGCTGAACCCTTGACCACAGGCTGCCAAGCTCTAGACTGTGCTCTAGTGGTTCAGTTGAAGAATTGCAGCTCCCTGCTTCAG AGGCTGGCTGCCTCTGAGCCCTGTCGCTCTGGAGAGGTGTCCAGCTTGGAATGCCTGTCCAGGGAGGTGCGAGCCCTGGAGCTCCTCTGTGTCTCCTGTGAGGACCCATCCACCCAGG TGTTGCCCCATTTGGAGCAGTGCCAGGGTGCAGCATCATTATGGAAACGGTGTACAGACCACCCCAACTTGTACAGAGCCTCTTCTAAGAGCTTCTTCAGTGCACTGGTAGAAACCAGCGAGGTCCAGCTTCCCGATGGAGCCCCTGGCTCACCCAGCAAAG CTATAGTCAAGTTGGCAGAGCAGATCCTGGGACACCACCTACCCAAGGAAGAGGGACAAGCTACTCGAGACCTGCTAACGGTGTTTCAGTTCTGCAGCTACCTGGAGAAGCAAGGTGTGACCTCTCTGGACATGCACATCTCTGAACTGGCTAAGGAGG GTGAGGAGACCAAACAGGCACACCAGCACAAGGAGTCAACGGATGCTGGAGCAGGCCTCATCGCCCCTGGCAACATAACCAGTATTGCCTTCTAG